A section of the Pimelobacter simplex genome encodes:
- a CDS encoding matrixin family metalloprotease translates to MSERWRSGAVLLLSAVIFVVILLLGPGSELDALRRVVGIGGDRLGDPADVEKGGTYAFLQHQRGSKDEPVTWDPCREIRYEINPDQAPGSDDDAVAFVKEGIAEVAGITGLRFTYDGTTDRRPDTEGSVRFGRHEPVLIAWATDDEVDELSGDVAGVGGATAQSGDGTEWRWYVTGGVTLDADSFDDLEDRRDGEDFQRAILLHELGHLVGLDHVDSDRELMNPDGSGLRDFATGDLNGLVRLGQGDCR, encoded by the coding sequence ATGAGCGAGCGCTGGCGCTCCGGCGCCGTCCTCCTGCTGAGCGCGGTGATCTTCGTCGTGATCCTGCTGCTCGGCCCGGGCAGCGAGCTCGACGCGCTGCGCCGTGTGGTCGGGATCGGCGGCGATCGGCTCGGCGACCCGGCGGACGTCGAGAAGGGCGGCACGTACGCCTTCCTCCAGCACCAGCGCGGCAGCAAGGACGAGCCGGTCACCTGGGACCCGTGCCGCGAGATCCGCTACGAGATCAACCCCGACCAGGCCCCCGGCAGCGACGACGACGCGGTCGCGTTCGTCAAGGAGGGCATCGCCGAGGTCGCCGGCATCACCGGCCTCCGGTTCACGTACGACGGCACGACCGACCGCCGTCCCGACACCGAGGGCAGCGTCCGGTTCGGCCGCCACGAGCCGGTCCTCATCGCCTGGGCGACCGACGACGAGGTCGACGAGCTGTCCGGCGACGTGGCCGGTGTCGGCGGGGCGACGGCCCAGTCGGGCGACGGCACCGAGTGGCGCTGGTACGTCACCGGCGGGGTCACCCTCGACGCGGACTCCTTCGACGACCTGGAGGACCGCCGCGACGGCGAGGACTTCCAGCGCGCGATCCTGCTCCACGAGCTCGGTCACCTGGTCGGCCTCGACCACGTCGACTCCGACCGCGAGCTGATGAACCCCGACGGCAGCGGGCTGCGCGACTTCGCGACCGGCGACCTCAACGGGCTGGTCCGGCTGGGGCAGGGCGACTGCCGGTGA
- a CDS encoding DUF1353 domain-containing protein: protein MSPWSALTPEPERFHDEGSADPPRVVLERVESGDVHRRTESFRMLHRIAYRDREYGDLLVPADPGTFETDLTSVPTIFTWLVPRTGRHLPPALLHDGLVHGRHEPPTYLSVEGHALDRVAADRVFRAAMRDTDTGPVRSWLVWSAVTLGTIWSGSAAWSTARHLRYRAAAGASLLVVAVLGVLATLDLFDVVDVVPWMGDRPFATELVGGLAGAVVVPLLLGLTWGRFAIAGVVGGIALAVLLHVTAALALITLAYQGAEWVARRRPVAAVAIAAVVVSAHVVLVILFVGPFR, encoded by the coding sequence GTGAGCCCCTGGTCGGCGCTCACCCCGGAACCCGAGCGGTTCCACGACGAGGGGTCCGCCGATCCGCCGCGGGTGGTGCTGGAGCGGGTCGAGTCCGGGGACGTGCACCGGCGCACCGAGAGCTTCCGGATGCTGCACCGGATCGCCTACCGCGACCGCGAGTACGGCGACCTGCTGGTCCCCGCCGACCCCGGCACGTTCGAGACCGACCTGACCTCGGTCCCGACGATCTTCACCTGGCTGGTGCCCCGGACCGGGCGGCACCTGCCGCCCGCGCTGCTCCACGACGGTCTCGTGCACGGCCGGCACGAGCCGCCGACGTACCTCTCGGTCGAGGGCCACGCGCTCGACCGGGTCGCGGCGGACCGGGTGTTCCGGGCGGCGATGCGCGACACCGACACCGGGCCGGTGCGCAGCTGGCTGGTCTGGTCCGCGGTCACCCTCGGCACGATCTGGTCCGGCTCCGCGGCGTGGTCGACCGCGCGGCACCTCCGCTACCGCGCCGCGGCTGGCGCGAGCCTGCTGGTGGTCGCGGTGCTGGGGGTGCTGGCCACGCTCGACCTGTTCGACGTGGTCGACGTCGTGCCGTGGATGGGGGACCGGCCGTTCGCGACCGAGCTGGTCGGCGGCCTGGCCGGCGCGGTCGTCGTACCGCTGCTGCTGGGGCTGACCTGGGGCCGGTTCGCGATCGCGGGCGTGGTCGGCGGGATCGCGCTGGCGGTCCTGCTCCACGTCACGGCGGCGCTGGCGCTCATCACGCTGGCCTACCAGGGCGCCGAGTGGGTCGCCCGGCGCCGCCCGGTGGCGGCCGTCGCGATCGCCGCCGTTGTGGTGAGTGCCCACGTGGTGCTCGTCATCTTGTTCGTCGGCCCATTCCGCTGA
- a CDS encoding aldehyde dehydrogenase family protein translates to MTSTDAAPAAPAAQTFTSLDPATGAVVGTHPIHDAEAVRAAVARARAEAPRWQALGYDGRKQALVRWRKLIARRMDELAALMSRETGKPTGDALLETALAVDHLAWAASHAEKVLKRRSVAPGLLMVNQAASVEYRPLGVVGVIGPWNYPVFTPMGSIAYALAAGNTVVFKPSEYTPGVGEWLARTFQEAVGSPVFQVVTGYGETGAALTAAGVDKVAFTGSTATGKRVMAACAETLTPVVIEAGGKDALIVAEDADVAEAAEAALWGAAANAGQTCAGVERVYVHDRVYDEFLDHLVRQAQELEAKPGGQVGPITMPSQVDIIRRHVDDALARGGRALVGGPVPEGARFVQPTVLVDVPEDSSAVQEETFGPTVTVTRVKDMDEAVARANGTRYALGSTVFSKDHGMEIAERLRAGMTAINGVISFAGIPTLPFGGVGDSGFGRIHGPDGLREFTYPHAIARQRFKPAIALTTFRRTAKEEKQLTKVVRGLYGRGKK, encoded by the coding sequence GTGACCAGCACCGACGCCGCGCCGGCCGCTCCCGCCGCGCAGACCTTCACCTCGCTCGACCCGGCCACCGGTGCCGTGGTCGGCACCCACCCGATCCACGACGCGGAGGCCGTCCGGGCCGCCGTCGCCCGCGCCCGCGCCGAGGCGCCCCGCTGGCAGGCCCTCGGGTACGACGGCCGCAAGCAGGCGCTCGTGCGCTGGCGCAAGCTCATCGCCCGCCGCATGGACGAGCTCGCCGCGCTCATGTCCCGCGAGACCGGCAAGCCCACCGGCGACGCGCTCCTCGAGACCGCGCTCGCCGTCGACCACCTGGCCTGGGCCGCCAGCCATGCCGAGAAGGTGCTCAAGCGGCGCAGCGTCGCGCCGGGCCTGCTCATGGTCAACCAGGCCGCGAGCGTGGAGTACCGCCCGCTCGGTGTCGTCGGCGTGATCGGCCCCTGGAACTACCCCGTGTTCACCCCGATGGGCTCCATCGCCTACGCCCTCGCGGCCGGCAACACCGTCGTCTTCAAGCCCTCGGAGTACACCCCCGGCGTCGGCGAGTGGCTGGCCCGCACCTTCCAGGAGGCCGTGGGCAGCCCGGTCTTCCAGGTCGTCACCGGGTACGGCGAGACGGGCGCCGCGCTGACCGCGGCCGGCGTCGACAAGGTCGCCTTCACCGGCTCCACCGCGACCGGCAAGCGCGTGATGGCGGCCTGCGCCGAGACGCTCACCCCGGTCGTCATCGAGGCGGGCGGCAAGGACGCGCTCATCGTCGCCGAGGACGCCGACGTGGCCGAGGCCGCCGAGGCCGCGCTGTGGGGCGCCGCCGCCAACGCCGGCCAGACCTGCGCCGGCGTCGAGCGGGTCTACGTCCATGACCGCGTCTACGACGAGTTCCTCGACCACCTGGTCCGCCAGGCCCAAGAGCTGGAGGCCAAGCCCGGCGGCCAGGTCGGCCCGATCACGATGCCCTCGCAGGTCGACATCATCCGCCGCCACGTCGACGACGCGCTGGCCCGCGGCGGCCGTGCGCTGGTCGGCGGTCCGGTGCCCGAGGGCGCCCGCTTCGTCCAGCCGACCGTGCTGGTCGACGTCCCCGAGGACTCCTCGGCGGTCCAGGAGGAGACCTTCGGGCCCACCGTCACCGTGACCCGGGTCAAGGACATGGACGAGGCCGTCGCGCGGGCCAACGGCACCCGCTACGCGCTCGGCTCGACGGTCTTCTCCAAGGACCACGGCATGGAGATCGCCGAGCGGCTGCGCGCCGGGATGACCGCGATCAACGGCGTCATCTCGTTCGCGGGCATTCCGACGCTGCCCTTCGGCGGGGTGGGCGACTCCGGCTTCGGGCGGATCCACGGCCCCGACGGCCTGCGCGAGTTCACCTACCCCCACGCCATCGCCCGCCAGCGGTTCAAGCCGGCGATCGCGCTGACGACCTTCCGCCGCACGGCCAAGGAGGAGAAGCAGCTCACGAAGGTCGTGCGGGGACTCTACGGCCGCGGGAAGAAGTAG
- a CDS encoding thioredoxin domain-containing protein: MKVETMVNRLANATSPYLLQHADNPVGWWEWGPEAFAEARRRNVPILLSVGYAACHWCHVMAHESFEDEATAAYLNEHYVSVKVDREERPDVDAVYMQATTAMTGQGGWPMTVVMDHEGAPFFAATYLPDQPRHGSPSFTQVLRALSDAWVTKGDDVRATAGKVAAHLRDEAALPAYALTGDRIDGAVATLAQEYDAMAGGFGNAPKFPPTMVLEFLRRYDGQARQAARHMLARTVAAMAGSGMYDQVGGGFARYAVDRAWVVPHFEKMLYDNAQLLGLYARLGTEQGDRVAGETADFLLRELRTAEGGFASALDADSPADPGGHAEEGLFYAWTPDQLVAVLGPDDGAWAAELFQVTSEGTFEDGMSTLQLRHFPDDPAERARLATIRTRLREAREARPRPARDDKVVAAWNGLAISGLLDAARRLGREDLRQAAVEAGELLVRLHLRDDGRLLRVSRDGVAGAHAGVLEDYGCVASGFLALAQATADPRWLRHATALIDSALAGFAAPDGGFYDTRDDAEVLVTRPRDPGDNASPSGFSALVHALVEAHALTGEGRYRDAAERALATAAVLADKAPRFAGWSLAAATTMLDGPLEVAVVGPAGPARDALERRALALPGAVVVATTEATAASGRIPLLAGRTTLDGLPAAYVCRGFVCERPVTDPAGIG, encoded by the coding sequence ATGAAGGTCGAGACCATGGTCAACCGCCTGGCGAACGCCACGTCCCCCTACCTCCTCCAGCACGCCGACAACCCCGTCGGCTGGTGGGAGTGGGGCCCGGAGGCCTTCGCCGAGGCCCGGCGCCGCAACGTCCCGATCCTGCTGAGCGTCGGGTACGCCGCCTGCCACTGGTGCCACGTCATGGCCCACGAGTCGTTCGAGGACGAGGCGACGGCGGCCTACCTCAACGAGCACTACGTGAGCGTCAAGGTGGACCGTGAGGAGCGGCCGGACGTCGATGCGGTCTACATGCAGGCGACGACGGCGATGACCGGTCAGGGTGGGTGGCCGATGACGGTGGTGATGGATCACGAGGGGGCGCCGTTCTTCGCGGCGACGTACCTGCCGGACCAGCCGCGGCACGGATCGCCGTCGTTCACGCAGGTGCTGCGGGCGTTGAGCGATGCGTGGGTGACCAAGGGGGACGACGTGCGGGCGACGGCGGGCAAGGTGGCCGCGCACCTGCGGGACGAGGCGGCACTGCCGGCGTACGCGTTGACGGGGGACCGGATCGACGGGGCGGTCGCCACCCTCGCCCAGGAGTACGACGCGATGGCCGGCGGCTTCGGCAACGCCCCCAAGTTCCCGCCGACGATGGTCCTCGAGTTCCTCCGCCGGTACGACGGTCAGGCCCGCCAGGCGGCCCGGCACATGCTCGCGCGGACGGTCGCGGCGATGGCCGGCAGCGGCATGTACGACCAGGTGGGCGGCGGGTTCGCGCGCTACGCGGTGGACCGGGCGTGGGTGGTGCCGCACTTCGAGAAGATGCTCTACGACAACGCCCAGCTGCTGGGCCTCTACGCGCGGCTCGGGACCGAGCAGGGGGACCGGGTGGCGGGGGAGACGGCGGACTTCCTGCTCCGCGAGCTGCGCACGGCCGAGGGTGGGTTCGCCTCGGCGCTCGACGCGGACAGCCCGGCCGATCCGGGCGGGCACGCCGAGGAGGGGCTGTTCTACGCCTGGACGCCGGACCAGCTCGTCGCGGTCCTCGGGCCGGACGACGGCGCGTGGGCGGCGGAGCTCTTCCAGGTCACCAGCGAGGGCACGTTCGAGGACGGCATGTCGACCCTCCAGCTGCGCCACTTCCCGGACGACCCCGCCGAGCGGGCGCGGCTCGCGACGATCCGGACCCGGCTCCGCGAGGCCCGTGAGGCCCGTCCGCGGCCGGCCCGCGACGACAAGGTCGTCGCCGCCTGGAACGGCCTGGCGATCAGCGGGCTGCTCGACGCGGCACGGCGGCTAGGGCGCGAGGACCTGCGGCAGGCGGCGGTCGAGGCGGGCGAGCTGCTCGTCCGGCTCCACCTGCGCGACGACGGCCGGCTGCTCCGGGTCTCGCGCGACGGTGTCGCGGGCGCCCATGCCGGGGTGCTGGAGGACTACGGGTGCGTCGCGTCGGGCTTCTTGGCGCTCGCCCAGGCGACGGCCGACCCGCGCTGGTTGCGGCACGCGACGGCGCTGATCGACAGCGCCCTGGCGGGGTTCGCCGCGCCCGACGGCGGCTTCTACGACACCCGGGACGATGCCGAGGTGCTGGTGACCCGGCCGCGCGATCCCGGCGACAACGCGTCGCCGAGCGGGTTCAGCGCGCTCGTGCACGCGCTGGTCGAAGCGCACGCGCTGACCGGCGAGGGCCGCTACCGCGATGCGGCGGAGCGGGCGCTCGCGACGGCGGCCGTGCTGGCCGACAAGGCGCCGCGGTTCGCCGGGTGGTCGCTGGCCGCCGCGACGACGATGCTCGACGGACCGCTCGAGGTCGCCGTCGTCGGACCGGCCGGACCGGCGCGCGACGCCCTGGAGCGCCGTGCACTCGCGCTGCCCGGCGCTGTCGTCGTGGCCACCACCGAGGCCACCGCCGCGAGCGGCCGGATCCCCCTCCTCGCCGGCCGTACGACGCTCGACGGCCTCCCCGCGGCCTACGTCTGCCGCGGCTTCGTCTGCGAGCGCCCGGTCACCGACCCCGCGGGCATCGGATGA